In Anabaena sphaerica FACHB-251, a genomic segment contains:
- the hetR gene encoding heterocyst differentiation master regulator HetR, with translation MTNDIDLIKRLGPSAMDQIMLYLAFSAMRTSGHRHGAFLDAAATAAKCAIYMTYLEQGQNLRMTGHLHHLEPKRVKIIVEEVRQALTEGKLLKMLGSQEPRYLIQLPYVWMEKYPWQPGRSRVPGTNLTSEEKRQIERKLPKNLPDAQLVTSFEFLELIEFLHKRSQEELPSHHQMPLSEALAEHIKRRLLYSGTVTRIDSPWGMPFYALTRPFYAPADDQERTYTMVEDTARYFRMMKDWAERKANSMRAVEELDIPIDQMQQAMEELDEIIRAWADKYHQDGGKPMILQMVFGNQDD, from the coding sequence ATGACTAACGACATAGATCTGATCAAACGTCTTGGTCCAAGTGCGATGGATCAGATCATGCTTTATCTTGCTTTTAGCGCCATGCGTACAAGTGGGCATAGGCATGGAGCATTTTTAGATGCTGCCGCAACAGCAGCAAAGTGTGCAATTTACATGACTTATCTAGAGCAGGGACAAAACCTGCGAATGACAGGACATTTGCACCACCTTGAGCCAAAGCGAGTCAAAATTATTGTTGAGGAAGTAAGACAAGCTCTGACTGAAGGTAAATTACTAAAAATGCTGGGTTCCCAAGAACCTCGCTATTTGATTCAATTGCCCTATGTCTGGATGGAAAAATATCCTTGGCAACCAGGAAGATCCCGTGTTCCCGGTACAAATCTAACTAGTGAAGAAAAAAGACAAATTGAGCGCAAGTTACCCAAAAACCTGCCTGATGCTCAGTTAGTAACATCCTTTGAATTTTTAGAGTTAATTGAATTTTTACACAAGCGATCGCAAGAGGAGTTACCATCCCACCACCAAATGCCCCTGAGTGAAGCCTTGGCAGAACATATCAAGCGGCGTTTACTCTACTCAGGTACAGTTACACGCATTGATTCACCTTGGGGAATGCCTTTCTATGCCCTGACTCGTCCTTTTTATGCCCCAGCAGACGACCAAGAACGTACTTACACAATGGTCGAAGATACTGCTCGCTATTTCCGCATGATGAAAGACTGGGCAGAAAGGAAAGCCAATTCTATGCGTGCTGTAGAAGAACTGGATATACCAATAGATCAAATGCAGCAAGCTATGGAAGAATTGGATGAAATTATCCGTGCTTGGGCAGATAAATATCACCAAGACGGAGGTAAACCCATGATTTTACAAATGGTTTTTGGTAATCAAGATGATTAA